A single region of the Pseudomonas sp. GGS8 genome encodes:
- a CDS encoding neuraminidase-like domain-containing protein has protein sequence MQLDYIGELLEKRRAALVEYSIGQIKEENGKKKYNFLQEPGDLFELLRMDPLDTFPVQSSWVAEAISCVQQYIHAAYRKLEPGFSETEFDKRDLATWLFYSNYPDWAALQMIAVYPENFINPFVRQRKTGLFKTLENSLNQTRLNDDSVQSALQTYLQTFEQTCNLDVISCFMDGLSPAQADYYFVGRTRGEPCQYFWRKAEVELSSTCTAINPAAWSEWQPVDIPAGGKVLDIRLVFWNGRLCVVWAEWQDKVKGKDINDSLPYRLNINLAFKTQNGQWSAPLNLHYSTYDDDGDEHDRTLGARLIATVWVDRQNPKGKLGVMLFTRNTLGGFSDVFAVRDVLLRPLTDGDGRWLQFAALHRFVTAETVQHPLMNQPTVIDTLDPGADDFIKYLDLQAVVFRQGDDDVLCVQGFCRPTIYPGQNLELELKLNNPIEGQDDGPIKQSFSTAGGWSTRWLVFKRKKGGWVAPTFSFGTEVGNHKYKHFTLTIANVTNFTPPALLKNTLDAAQFLALKQSDLLLKFTRLNSLFGPELVQRSNVSVDAVLDWLTQFLSEPPPASATINEPNGAFNGANGLFFWELFFHLPHLLATRLRAEDRFQEAQNWLHYLFDPQAPADATPPAKPLYWRCRPLDTPGNPGFETKAPTDPDAIGYSAPEHFQILVFTEYVNNLIAWGDWYYRQLTRDSLVAAKLCYVQAEFLMGKAPSAQTVNRWETATVGSLLDRSVSRPALEQFEQNLAFSLADFPAASDTAPLLGMLAIEPFKVPINQQLLDLFALPGQRLNNLRKNLTLDGKPRQIPLFSPRTDPNQLLRDLAAGGVGAPRPMGGRLVVGAFRWRVTFEAALRAVQTLQEYGNQVLSLLERRDRAEQDEMQQNHLVELGTYAETVQQQTIDQLVATVSALVQSWAVAQERAEAYARLYDENVSAVEYEVMASLQNSQILALTSASIKPFGAVIASLPNIFGLANGGHRLDKVTDAVCFGLDVASSVMRLTADKQATTEAYRRRRTEWEVQRNQASAEVRAIDEQIAAQEHAVLAARTSLAQTLRANSQALTVYNFLKKRATNAELYGWLLGQLKALHYQAYDAVVSLCLSAQASLSAETGDYDSHIPLPQVWLDNRHGLTAGEHLREYLLRMERNYLQRHERRLELVKTVSLRQLFDDEDFPQTGIDSWNDALTQLRRTGSLEFTLTQLLFDRGHPGHYCRQIRSVEVDLPVLTGPFEDVRAILLQISSMTATKATAQSVKYLHKPEGAVAPSDVLLDLRSGQRIALSVGIADNGMAAMMPDEGLLNAFENTGVVSRWTLNFPWPQKKPQLTMLGSLTDIILRIRYTAKVGEPTFTRKVEDMVTQAENAGQNKKVKGADNHA, from the coding sequence ATGCAATTGGATTACATCGGCGAGCTGCTCGAAAAACGCCGTGCGGCGTTGGTGGAGTACAGCATCGGGCAAATCAAAGAAGAAAACGGTAAAAAGAAATATAACTTTCTGCAGGAGCCGGGAGACCTGTTCGAACTTCTGCGCATGGATCCGCTGGATACCTTCCCGGTGCAGAGCTCCTGGGTCGCCGAAGCGATCAGTTGCGTTCAGCAATACATTCATGCGGCGTATCGCAAGTTGGAGCCGGGCTTTTCCGAGACTGAGTTCGACAAACGGGATCTGGCCACGTGGTTGTTTTACAGCAACTATCCGGACTGGGCGGCGCTGCAGATGATTGCAGTCTACCCGGAAAACTTCATCAACCCGTTTGTGCGCCAGCGCAAGACCGGCCTGTTCAAAACCCTTGAAAACAGCCTCAACCAGACGCGCTTGAACGACGACTCCGTCCAGTCGGCGTTGCAGACCTACCTGCAAACATTCGAGCAGACCTGCAACCTGGACGTCATCAGCTGCTTTATGGATGGCCTTTCGCCCGCGCAAGCAGATTACTACTTTGTCGGTCGCACACGGGGGGAGCCTTGTCAGTACTTCTGGCGCAAGGCCGAGGTTGAACTTTCTTCCACTTGCACAGCGATCAATCCGGCAGCATGGAGTGAGTGGCAGCCAGTGGATATTCCTGCTGGCGGGAAGGTGTTGGATATTCGTCTGGTGTTCTGGAACGGGCGGTTGTGTGTGGTCTGGGCTGAATGGCAGGACAAGGTGAAGGGCAAGGATATCAACGATAGCTTGCCGTATCGGCTGAACATAAATTTGGCTTTCAAGACCCAGAATGGCCAATGGTCGGCACCGCTGAACTTGCACTATTCCACTTATGATGATGATGGTGATGAACATGACCGTACCCTGGGAGCCCGACTCATTGCGACCGTGTGGGTCGATCGTCAAAACCCCAAGGGAAAACTGGGTGTTATGTTGTTTACTCGCAACACCCTCGGTGGATTCTCTGACGTGTTCGCCGTGCGCGATGTGCTGTTGCGGCCCCTGACCGATGGTGATGGTCGCTGGCTGCAATTCGCGGCTTTGCATCGCTTCGTCACCGCCGAGACAGTTCAGCACCCACTGATGAATCAACCGACAGTTATCGATACTCTCGACCCCGGTGCGGACGACTTCATTAAATATCTGGACCTGCAGGCCGTAGTGTTTCGTCAGGGTGACGACGATGTGCTATGTGTTCAGGGCTTTTGCAGGCCAACGATTTACCCGGGACAAAACCTTGAGCTTGAGTTGAAGTTGAACAACCCAATCGAAGGCCAAGATGATGGCCCCATAAAACAAAGCTTTTCAACTGCGGGGGGCTGGAGTACCAGATGGCTGGTCTTTAAACGTAAGAAGGGGGGATGGGTCGCGCCTACCTTTTCTTTTGGTACAGAAGTTGGCAACCATAAGTACAAACACTTTACATTAACGATCGCCAACGTAACGAACTTCACGCCTCCGGCCCTGCTCAAAAACACCCTCGATGCAGCGCAGTTTCTCGCCCTCAAACAGTCGGATCTGCTGCTCAAATTCACCCGCCTGAACTCGCTGTTCGGCCCCGAACTGGTCCAGCGCTCCAATGTTTCCGTCGATGCCGTACTCGATTGGCTGACACAGTTTCTGTCTGAGCCACCTCCGGCTTCTGCAACGATCAACGAGCCGAACGGTGCGTTCAACGGTGCCAACGGTCTGTTTTTCTGGGAGCTGTTTTTTCACCTGCCGCATTTGTTGGCCACACGGCTGCGCGCGGAAGACCGTTTTCAGGAGGCGCAGAACTGGCTGCATTATCTGTTTGATCCACAAGCGCCGGCGGATGCTACGCCACCTGCAAAACCTCTGTATTGGCGCTGCCGGCCCTTGGATACCCCCGGTAACCCTGGCTTTGAAACGAAGGCACCCACCGATCCCGATGCCATCGGCTATTCAGCGCCCGAGCATTTTCAGATTCTGGTATTCACCGAGTACGTCAACAACCTGATCGCCTGGGGCGACTGGTATTACCGGCAACTGACCCGTGACAGTCTGGTGGCGGCCAAGTTGTGTTACGTCCAGGCCGAGTTCCTGATGGGCAAGGCACCGTCGGCACAAACGGTAAACCGCTGGGAAACCGCCACGGTTGGGAGTCTTTTGGACCGGAGCGTTTCGCGACCGGCACTGGAGCAGTTTGAACAAAACCTTGCCTTCAGCCTGGCGGATTTTCCTGCGGCCTCCGATACCGCACCCCTGCTTGGAATGCTGGCAATCGAGCCTTTCAAAGTGCCGATCAATCAGCAATTGCTTGACCTGTTCGCCTTGCCCGGTCAGCGCCTGAACAACTTGCGCAAAAATCTCACCCTCGACGGCAAGCCGCGGCAGATTCCACTTTTCAGCCCGCGCACAGACCCCAACCAGCTGCTGCGCGATCTGGCCGCCGGAGGTGTCGGCGCACCGAGACCCATGGGCGGGCGATTGGTGGTCGGTGCCTTCCGTTGGCGGGTCACGTTCGAGGCCGCATTGCGTGCGGTGCAAACACTGCAGGAATACGGCAATCAGGTGCTGAGTCTGCTGGAACGACGGGATCGGGCCGAGCAGGATGAAATGCAGCAAAACCATCTGGTGGAACTGGGAACCTATGCTGAAACAGTGCAGCAACAGACCATCGATCAATTGGTCGCCACTGTAAGCGCCCTGGTGCAGAGCTGGGCAGTGGCGCAGGAGCGGGCCGAGGCGTATGCGCGACTGTATGACGAAAACGTGTCGGCGGTTGAATACGAGGTCATGGCCAGTCTGCAGAATTCACAAATACTCGCGCTGACCTCCGCAAGCATCAAGCCTTTCGGCGCGGTGATTGCCTCTTTGCCCAACATTTTTGGTCTGGCGAATGGTGGGCATCGTCTCGACAAAGTTACTGACGCCGTTTGCTTCGGTTTGGATGTTGCCTCGTCGGTGATGCGACTGACTGCGGACAAACAAGCCACCACTGAGGCTTACCGTCGCCGTCGCACTGAATGGGAGGTGCAGCGCAATCAAGCGTCGGCGGAGGTTCGCGCGATCGATGAGCAGATCGCCGCGCAGGAGCATGCCGTACTGGCGGCCCGAACCAGCCTTGCGCAAACCCTCAGGGCCAACAGTCAGGCCTTGACGGTTTACAACTTCCTCAAGAAGCGTGCGACCAATGCCGAGCTGTACGGCTGGCTGCTGGGTCAGCTCAAGGCGTTGCACTATCAGGCTTACGATGCGGTCGTCAGCCTGTGCCTCAGCGCCCAGGCCTCACTCAGTGCCGAAACCGGTGATTACGACTCGCATATTCCTTTGCCCCAGGTCTGGCTGGACAACCGCCACGGTCTGACCGCAGGCGAGCACTTGCGCGAGTATTTGCTGCGCATGGAGCGTAATTACCTGCAACGCCATGAACGACGGTTGGAACTGGTCAAAACCGTCTCGCTGCGGCAATTGTTTGATGACGAAGACTTTCCGCAGACAGGTATTGATAGCTGGAATGATGCATTGACGCAGTTGCGGCGGACAGGGTCTCTGGAGTTCACGCTCACCCAGCTGTTGTTCGATCGAGGTCATCCGGGGCACTACTGCCGGCAGATCAGATCGGTCGAAGTCGATTTGCCGGTGCTGACCGGGCCTTTCGAGGATGTGCGGGCCATCTTGCTCCAGATCAGCAGCATGACTGCCACCAAGGCAACGGCCCAGTCAGTGAAGTATTTGCACAAACCTGAAGGTGCCGTAGCGCCCTCCGATGTGCTGTTGGACCTGCGCAGCGGTCAGCGTATAGCCTTGTCGGTGGGAATTGCGGACAACGGCATGGCCGCGATGATGCCCGATGAGGGGTTGCTCAACGCCTTCGAAAACACCGGCGTGGTCTCTCGCTGGACATTGAATTTCCCATGGCCGCAAAAAAAACCGCAACTGACGATGCTGGGCTCGTTGACGGACATCATCCTGCGCATCCGTTACACGGCCAAGGTCGGCGAGCCGACCTTCACGCGCAAGGTGGAAGACATGGTGACCCAGGCCGAAAACGCCGGGCAAAACAAAAAGGTCAAGGGAGCGGACAATCATGCCTGA
- a CDS encoding Tc toxin subunit A yields the protein MADAPPALQLLNQVFSEEQLTLYADLETYLKEGGSIFPLVEMREQGLTKVYGMSPADARQFLRRANSMAIYVRRRFIEHTLTGSGNTAAAPSSYSVPMVVGPNYAGLFDTKFDNLCPPDALESNDSPVAYLIQLLLWVQNRIEPFGDAMKLPLHDRRKDLKPLSVDFNAVHKSVSAVDIIVSVLEKFITSHYPQAKLEDELIEARYPNGLPYYQHWVTLDAITHHYGLSVGNFAHMVDLNFPYFLQAEAWDADAGRALAHASRMGPYMRELLTEAPKKIEDLEAFYLKDFGADGLSWQNLNQVPFFGERTKLAARAIEALLSVRSFLPVRSANVMYPPVMLPVKSESELSGSSYINAHKYPPVDVSDGPTFLHRLTADPADADGLDRYDRMNRKVRLDQWLNLPSDEVDALLAAAIKAEEQGGADEGQWWITDNVVHALGLFQALRERYGCTARDFAVFINELSIYGRGDALSQFDQVFNNQGNYREPLKLDDGTFPLLPVQGDTDLTVNQLCSGLGIDPQTYYYLALAIDQALDLKGTLRRSSEVVSSFYRLVKLPRLLGITPVEGVLMLTLLGGESWVNGLAGVPRINKTREDTPDVLNLIYAMHSCAGWCRDFDMPVLWMLQQVSAPQPSNAASELDIQLFEQVRNLLSAALFTNTGLLMAGVPPLPAADWLDLLWRLVDADGLVLASARTESEYLDFARSLLEQAVKEGLGDIDAKQRVVIVGKMLVVLLQARDAQVSVVKQCLAVYTGVDAEQAIRVLSWAKATVHLLLRQVLERTGLEPDESVRGRNEQPDPLLTLLADVRRRSAVVAKLDLSATLLQDYLDYGHKAWLDQDDKHAFTVKTLYYLTALTRAFEMSEQPAQELLDYLRQVNALPNPLTGHALWLAQQAAAIKLAEFFGWSVQEVRECVSRIDPSGLKVLKNLIQLDLLMRIRVLSTHTGMDAKTIFLIGTLPEAIDKTAYADAAERASLSVSESRTPVIPLPSDLKQLVKMTCTVDGDNFVVANKPGEKITFKVTLSDAKGEALSGVNIYWSATLGSIATKPTSLDGTLIAEFIPGDVMGTDTPLFWLDLFEPEYAPTVNVVADVTGLSFPRPLMSAVPLGLVERGDEVELFATLMDSFSNLGKNQLVRWSATPADGEEGTSLMIRPMQGLTNQEGLTRVFVSSHTGGNFIVTVLSEGSENDSDFPPIKFERGVKPA from the coding sequence ATGGCTGACGCCCCTCCCGCCTTGCAACTGCTGAACCAGGTGTTTAGTGAAGAGCAACTTACACTCTATGCCGACCTGGAGACTTACCTCAAAGAGGGTGGTTCGATCTTTCCTCTGGTGGAAATGCGTGAGCAGGGGCTGACCAAGGTATATGGGATGAGCCCTGCTGATGCACGACAGTTTTTGCGGCGAGCCAACAGCATGGCCATCTATGTGCGTCGCCGGTTTATCGAACACACGCTGACGGGTAGTGGAAACACCGCAGCAGCACCCTCGAGCTATTCGGTACCGATGGTCGTAGGACCCAATTATGCGGGGTTGTTCGACACCAAATTTGACAACCTTTGTCCCCCGGATGCTCTGGAGTCCAACGATTCGCCAGTGGCCTATCTGATCCAACTGTTGCTCTGGGTCCAAAACCGTATAGAACCTTTTGGCGATGCAATGAAATTGCCCCTGCATGATCGCCGTAAAGACCTGAAACCGCTGTCTGTCGACTTCAACGCAGTGCACAAATCAGTGTCCGCAGTCGACATCATCGTCTCGGTGCTGGAAAAGTTCATCACCTCGCATTATCCGCAAGCGAAGCTTGAAGATGAATTGATCGAGGCGCGCTACCCGAACGGACTGCCTTATTACCAGCACTGGGTCACCCTGGATGCCATCACCCACCACTATGGTTTGTCGGTGGGTAATTTTGCGCACATGGTGGACCTGAATTTTCCCTATTTTCTACAAGCCGAGGCCTGGGACGCCGATGCCGGGCGTGCGCTGGCCCATGCATCGCGGATGGGGCCTTATATGCGGGAGTTATTGACTGAAGCTCCGAAAAAAATTGAGGATCTGGAGGCTTTTTACTTGAAAGACTTCGGTGCCGACGGCCTGTCATGGCAGAACCTCAACCAGGTGCCGTTCTTCGGTGAGCGGACGAAATTAGCTGCGCGGGCAATCGAGGCATTGCTGTCGGTTCGCAGTTTTTTACCGGTTCGCTCTGCCAATGTGATGTATCCCCCGGTGATGCTGCCTGTAAAGTCGGAAAGCGAGCTTTCCGGTTCGTCTTACATCAACGCCCATAAATACCCCCCCGTCGATGTTTCAGATGGCCCTACGTTCCTTCACCGATTGACAGCAGATCCCGCTGACGCCGACGGCCTTGACCGATACGATCGCATGAACCGCAAGGTGCGTCTGGACCAGTGGCTGAATCTGCCCAGCGACGAAGTGGATGCATTACTGGCGGCTGCCATCAAGGCGGAAGAACAAGGCGGCGCGGATGAAGGCCAGTGGTGGATAACAGACAACGTGGTGCACGCGCTGGGCTTGTTCCAGGCGTTACGCGAGCGCTATGGGTGCACGGCGCGAGACTTCGCGGTGTTTATCAACGAGTTGTCAATTTACGGTCGCGGGGACGCGCTGTCGCAGTTTGATCAGGTCTTCAATAACCAGGGCAATTATCGGGAACCCTTGAAACTCGATGACGGAACGTTCCCGCTATTGCCGGTACAAGGTGATACCGACTTGACGGTCAACCAACTGTGCAGCGGCCTGGGCATTGACCCGCAGACTTATTATTACCTGGCCCTGGCGATTGACCAGGCGCTTGACCTCAAGGGCACGCTGAGGCGCAGTTCGGAGGTGGTTTCCAGTTTTTACCGCCTGGTGAAGCTGCCGCGCCTGTTGGGCATCACACCGGTAGAAGGCGTGCTGATGCTGACGTTGCTGGGTGGGGAGAGCTGGGTCAACGGCCTGGCGGGTGTACCTCGGATCAATAAGACCCGGGAGGACACGCCGGATGTGCTGAATCTCATCTATGCCATGCATTCCTGCGCTGGCTGGTGTCGGGATTTCGACATGCCGGTGCTGTGGATGCTGCAGCAGGTGTCTGCACCGCAGCCATCGAACGCGGCCTCTGAACTTGATATCCAACTGTTCGAGCAGGTACGCAATCTGCTGTCGGCCGCGCTGTTCACTAACACCGGGTTATTGATGGCCGGTGTGCCGCCTCTGCCGGCTGCCGACTGGCTGGACTTGTTGTGGCGTCTGGTCGACGCCGATGGTCTGGTGCTGGCATCGGCCAGGACGGAGTCCGAGTACCTGGACTTCGCCCGCAGCCTCCTCGAGCAGGCGGTCAAGGAAGGCCTCGGTGACATCGATGCCAAGCAGCGTGTTGTCATTGTCGGGAAAATGCTCGTCGTACTCTTGCAGGCTCGGGACGCTCAGGTGTCGGTAGTCAAACAATGCCTGGCCGTTTATACCGGCGTCGACGCAGAGCAGGCGATACGCGTGCTGAGCTGGGCAAAAGCCACGGTTCATCTGCTGTTGCGTCAGGTACTCGAACGAACCGGGCTGGAGCCTGATGAGTCGGTAAGAGGGCGCAACGAACAGCCTGATCCATTACTGACGCTGTTGGCCGATGTGCGGCGCCGTAGTGCCGTGGTGGCGAAACTGGATCTGAGTGCCACCTTGTTGCAGGACTATCTTGATTACGGCCATAAGGCCTGGCTGGACCAGGACGATAAACATGCGTTCACGGTCAAAACCCTCTACTACCTTACGGCGCTCACCCGGGCGTTTGAAATGAGTGAACAGCCAGCGCAGGAACTGCTCGACTATCTGCGACAAGTCAATGCACTGCCCAACCCACTTACGGGGCATGCACTCTGGCTGGCCCAGCAGGCGGCGGCCATCAAGCTGGCCGAGTTTTTTGGCTGGAGTGTTCAGGAAGTGCGTGAGTGTGTCAGCCGCATCGATCCGTCAGGCCTCAAAGTACTGAAGAATCTGATCCAGCTGGATCTGTTGATGCGTATCCGCGTGCTGTCGACGCACACCGGCATGGATGCCAAGACGATTTTTCTGATCGGCACCTTGCCGGAGGCGATTGACAAAACAGCCTATGCCGACGCCGCCGAACGTGCCTCGCTGAGCGTGTCCGAATCGAGGACTCCCGTTATCCCGCTCCCCAGCGACCTGAAACAGCTCGTCAAGATGACCTGCACTGTGGACGGCGACAACTTTGTGGTGGCGAATAAACCAGGGGAAAAGATCACTTTTAAGGTCACTCTCAGCGACGCCAAAGGAGAAGCTCTGAGCGGTGTCAACATCTACTGGAGCGCAACCCTGGGCAGCATCGCTACGAAGCCCACCTCGTTGGACGGAACGCTCATCGCGGAGTTTATCCCGGGCGACGTCATGGGCACGGACACTCCGCTGTTCTGGCTGGATCTGTTTGAACCGGAATACGCCCCCACCGTCAACGTTGTCGCCGATGTGACGGGGTTGTCGTTTCCGCGCCCACTCATGTCCGCAGTACCGTTGGGGCTTGTGGAGCGAGGGGATGAGGTCGAACTCTTTGCCACGCTGATGGACAGTTTTTCAAACCTTGGGAAAAACCAACTCGTGCGATGGTCTGCAACGCCCGCTGATGGGGAGGAGGGTACGTCGCTGATGATTCGGCCAATGCAGGGATTGACCAATCAGGAGGGGCTCACGCGAGTGTTTGTCTCCAGCCATACCGGCGGAAATTTCATTGTCACTGTCCTCAGCGAAGGCAGTGAAAACGACAGCGATTTCCCCCCCATTAAGTTCGAGCGCGGTGTGAAACCGGCATGA
- a CDS encoding Ig-like domain-containing protein: protein MEIRIPICTAKPYPIEVSLGHHRLVFREVLEAAYYPILEHGQKVLLGVQVASYYTGQVLSGLTVTWSVAGQQVKGTDVTDERGWACFEYEPIAEGNYDVVASVVSLYYAAGVVTKPIAVRVLATDPWKEVMVVDDGEVRRWEEKTGYPDRGSTYPVHVQLPSIFFGTDVSLHWSGDPVEQLGVEVRPAIGEPVPVDDINKIWALKSEDRLDGRFKLSLVCSKLLLPSPEKNMSLARNVVKVGEVREANKFPVIDESESVLLRIQVVHFTSGDPVVNALVDWKTPDGAVFTVKTGAGGWAGFFFTPKTEGGQDVVASIKAHAEAIAVEQTFEVKAIATSPWKSEVKILLDGVEVDRHTLGVLCRRGQTHTLKVEPVQGSEWVGKNISLHWRGDAPAIGLIPGELETPKPLVATGVEWKLVSPVVNSTSSLFELELRLEGILIVRELSGRLMSADLTEEMGLMLDQVAAALDAQTLYPCLGALHSFNVLPNELSPLVGLMASLTWSGTPADQLGATVQPTLDLQQVLSDSGAIWTLDFTASQQPGQFALALALPQLAFVAITKPMALAHNKVRIGALRESAVDPVVRQDPAWSWVQVISHFTGLAVGQVPVKWTTAEGPSEVASNAEGWSGCAISPTSADQEHRIEALVKSLYDGYQDQRPLTVTALANDPWPGLEVSFDKQEFLPWGQKTYFPRRKGKHSIDLRAARNSKLFGHALTLGMIGEGPAGLGISFISEGLGVPRPFCEEGLQYQFEVGDLKDGSFALRLSSERLASLSPANAMSLGEGTQVLKITGNSVYQTLEWGQAFVGQVVVVSVISGKPMVGVTVTWRSPDLGVVTSVTDYYGRAKVRFIPTISGPTELTATVGEGIYAQRLSFPFEMSEPREVSALIITQSGTYPGDEVEAQATIVSAFTGLALENVEVMWEVDGVWLTPTVTEADGKATVRFRLETSGKKLLTASVRGGEGGWDSALVVFLVEAVVPVIEKLNANYVVHSGFPIYAEVSVVASNDGKGWPGITIHWTFPWATLPSTITHATGKSQATIRSSEIGVFPLTTYIDDSPETKSIDIEVVGLDAPRISRVGRLGNGIFEAFITDGHLMPIEGKTVFWRVDDLVLEPTITGADGIAKIHVSQIFGTLFPGILIGAANYLHEMGFRI from the coding sequence TTGGAGATCAGGATCCCTATCTGCACCGCAAAACCCTACCCGATTGAGGTGTCGCTGGGGCATCACCGACTGGTGTTTCGTGAGGTGCTGGAGGCGGCGTACTACCCGATTCTTGAACATGGGCAAAAGGTTCTCCTGGGGGTTCAAGTCGCGTCGTATTACACCGGTCAGGTTCTCAGCGGACTGACGGTGACCTGGTCGGTCGCAGGCCAACAGGTTAAAGGCACTGACGTCACTGATGAACGGGGCTGGGCGTGCTTTGAATATGAGCCGATAGCCGAAGGCAACTACGATGTCGTGGCGTCGGTCGTGAGTCTCTACTACGCCGCTGGTGTTGTGACTAAACCGATAGCGGTCCGGGTACTGGCGACCGATCCATGGAAGGAGGTCATGGTCGTTGACGATGGCGAAGTGAGGCGTTGGGAGGAAAAAACAGGCTACCCCGATCGGGGTTCCACCTATCCGGTTCACGTGCAACTGCCTTCGATCTTTTTCGGAACGGATGTGTCTCTGCACTGGAGTGGCGATCCCGTCGAACAATTGGGAGTTGAAGTCCGCCCGGCGATTGGGGAGCCGGTGCCGGTCGACGATATCAACAAAATCTGGGCGCTCAAGAGTGAAGATCGTCTTGATGGTCGTTTCAAACTGTCGCTTGTCTGCTCGAAATTGTTGCTGCCTTCGCCGGAAAAAAACATGTCGCTGGCACGCAACGTGGTCAAGGTCGGTGAGGTGCGCGAAGCAAACAAATTTCCGGTCATTGATGAAAGCGAAAGTGTGCTGTTGCGGATTCAGGTGGTGCATTTCACTTCCGGTGATCCGGTGGTCAATGCGCTGGTCGACTGGAAGACCCCGGACGGGGCGGTATTCACTGTCAAAACGGGCGCTGGTGGTTGGGCCGGTTTTTTCTTTACGCCGAAAACCGAAGGGGGACAGGATGTTGTTGCCAGTATCAAAGCGCATGCGGAGGCCATTGCGGTAGAGCAGACTTTCGAAGTGAAAGCCATTGCGACCAGCCCCTGGAAAAGTGAAGTCAAGATCCTGCTGGATGGGGTGGAGGTCGATCGCCATACGCTCGGCGTGCTTTGTCGACGTGGCCAGACACATACCCTGAAGGTCGAGCCTGTCCAGGGCAGCGAGTGGGTTGGAAAAAACATCAGTCTGCACTGGCGAGGGGACGCACCGGCTATCGGACTGATACCCGGCGAGCTGGAAACGCCCAAGCCTCTAGTGGCAACTGGTGTGGAATGGAAACTCGTCTCACCGGTCGTTAACAGCACCAGCAGCCTGTTTGAGCTGGAGCTGCGCCTTGAAGGCATTTTAATTGTTCGAGAGCTGTCTGGGCGATTGATGTCCGCGGATCTGACCGAAGAAATGGGCCTGATGCTCGATCAGGTGGCGGCTGCGCTAGACGCCCAGACACTCTATCCGTGCCTGGGCGCGCTCCATAGCTTCAACGTTCTGCCCAATGAATTGAGCCCGTTGGTAGGGCTGATGGCATCGCTGACATGGTCGGGGACGCCCGCCGATCAATTGGGTGCAACGGTGCAGCCTACCTTGGACCTGCAGCAGGTTTTAAGCGACTCGGGTGCGATCTGGACGCTTGATTTTACCGCCAGTCAGCAACCAGGCCAGTTTGCCTTGGCATTGGCACTGCCGCAGCTGGCGTTCGTCGCCATCACCAAGCCGATGGCGCTCGCGCATAACAAAGTCAGGATCGGAGCATTGCGTGAATCGGCGGTGGACCCGGTCGTGAGGCAGGATCCGGCGTGGTCGTGGGTTCAGGTAATTTCCCATTTCACCGGCCTCGCTGTTGGTCAAGTGCCGGTGAAGTGGACGACTGCTGAGGGTCCCAGTGAGGTGGCATCAAATGCCGAAGGCTGGTCCGGTTGTGCTATTTCTCCCACATCCGCTGATCAGGAACATCGGATAGAGGCATTGGTGAAGAGTCTTTACGACGGTTACCAAGACCAACGACCCTTAACGGTAACTGCACTAGCGAATGATCCGTGGCCGGGGTTGGAGGTCAGTTTTGATAAGCAAGAATTCCTGCCTTGGGGTCAGAAAACCTACTTCCCGCGTCGCAAGGGTAAACATTCCATCGACCTAAGGGCCGCACGCAATAGCAAATTGTTTGGTCATGCCTTAACACTGGGGATGATCGGAGAGGGGCCTGCCGGACTGGGCATCAGCTTTATTTCGGAAGGGCTCGGCGTGCCTCGACCGTTCTGCGAAGAGGGATTGCAGTACCAATTCGAGGTAGGCGATCTGAAAGACGGCAGTTTTGCGTTGCGCCTGTCCTCAGAGCGGCTGGCGAGCCTGTCGCCGGCGAACGCGATGTCCTTGGGTGAAGGCACGCAGGTGCTGAAAATCACCGGCAATAGCGTTTATCAAACTCTCGAGTGGGGGCAGGCGTTTGTCGGACAGGTTGTTGTGGTGTCGGTTATCAGTGGCAAGCCGATGGTGGGGGTGACGGTGACGTGGCGCAGTCCTGACCTTGGGGTTGTGACTTCAGTGACCGACTATTACGGGAGGGCGAAAGTGCGCTTTATCCCTACGATTTCCGGTCCGACGGAATTGACGGCGACAGTGGGGGAGGGGATTTATGCACAGAGGCTCTCGTTCCCGTTCGAGATGAGTGAACCGCGGGAGGTCAGTGCGTTGATCATTACCCAGTCCGGCACTTATCCGGGGGACGAAGTGGAGGCGCAGGCCACTATTGTTTCGGCGTTCACCGGTCTGGCGCTCGAAAACGTCGAGGTCATGTGGGAGGTCGATGGTGTTTGGCTCACGCCGACTGTAACTGAGGCTGATGGGAAGGCGACGGTTCGATTCAGGCTTGAAACGTCCGGTAAAAAGCTGTTGACGGCTTCAGTGCGTGGCGGTGAGGGAGGCTGGGATAGCGCGTTAGTGGTGTTTTTGGTGGAAGCCGTTGTACCGGTAATTGAAAAATTAAACGCCAATTATGTAGTTCATTCGGGTTTCCCTATTTACGCGGAGGTATCAGTGGTTGCATCGAATGATGGTAAAGGTTGGCCCGGAATAACGATTCATTGGACTTTCCCGTGGGCGACCCTACCTTCTACTATTACTCACGCTACGGGAAAATCCCAAGCAACCATTAGATCGAGTGAAATTGGTGTCTTTCCTCTCACAACTTACATTGATGATAGCCCAGAGACGAAATCTATTGATATTGAAGTGGTAGGCTTGGATGCGCCGCGAATCAGTCGAGTGGGAAGACTTGGGAATGGAATTTTCGAAGCGTTCATTACAGACGGCCACCTGATGCCAATTGAAGGGAAAACAGTCTTTTGGCGTGTTGATGATTTGGTACTTGAACCTACGATTACAGGGGCTGACGGCATTGCCAAAATTCATGTCTCACAGATTTTTGGCACTCTTTTTCCTGGAATTCTTATAGGTGCGGCCAACTACCTACACGAAATGGGGTTTCGAATCTAA